One window of the Xiphophorus couchianus chromosome 12, X_couchianus-1.0, whole genome shotgun sequence genome contains the following:
- the dhfr gene encoding dihydrofolate reductase isoform X2 — MLCWRETLAVSSFEKSQTTFSMSRVLNGIVAVCPNLGIGKDGNLPWHPIRLSNEFAHFRKMTATPSIAGRKNVVVMGRKTWFSIPEKNRPLKGRINIVLSREYKVPPAGAHYLASDFSSALTLVDTELAEQADQVWVIGGSSLYKELMESPGTRRLFVTQVLQQFDCDTFLPEIVPEKYQLLPE, encoded by the exons ATGTTGTGTTGGCGGGAAACGCTGGCTGTCAGCAGTTTTGAGAAGAGTCAGACTACATTCTCCATGTCGCGGGTCCTGAACGGAATTGTGGCGGTGTGCCCCAACCTGGGCATTGGGAAAGATGGGAATCTGCCCTGGCATCCTATTCGACTCAG cAACGAATTCGCTCATTTCCGAAAGATGACAGCCACACCGTCAATAGCAG GCAGGAAGAATGTGGTGGTCATGGGCAGGAAGACCTGGTTCTCAATCCCAGAGAAGAACAGGCCACTGAAAGGCAGGATCAACATCGTCCTCAGCAGGGAGTACAA GGTGCCACCTGCAGGCGCACACTACCTGGCGTCagacttcagctcagctctAACACTAGTTGACACAGAACTGGCAGAACAAGCTGACCAGGTCTGGGTTATAGGAGGAAGCTCTCTATACAag GAGTTGATGGAAAGCCCGGGAACCAGGAGGCTGTTTGTCACACAAGTCCTGCAGCAGTTTGACTGTGACACTTTCCTTCCTGAAATCGTCCCAGAAAAATATCAACTGCTGCCAGAGTAA
- the dhfr gene encoding dihydrofolate reductase isoform X1 has translation MLCWRETLAVSSFEKSQTTFSMSRVLNGIVAVCPNLGIGKDGNLPWHPIRLSNEFAHFRKMTATPSIAGRKNVVVMGRKTWFSIPEKNRPLKGRINIVLSREYKVPPAGAHYLASDFSSALTLVDTELAEQADQVWVIGGSSLYKELMESPGTRRLFVTQVLQQFDCDTFLPEIVPEKYQLLPEFPGVPKELQEENGIQYRFEVYENI, from the exons ATGTTGTGTTGGCGGGAAACGCTGGCTGTCAGCAGTTTTGAGAAGAGTCAGACTACATTCTCCATGTCGCGGGTCCTGAACGGAATTGTGGCGGTGTGCCCCAACCTGGGCATTGGGAAAGATGGGAATCTGCCCTGGCATCCTATTCGACTCAG cAACGAATTCGCTCATTTCCGAAAGATGACAGCCACACCGTCAATAGCAG GCAGGAAGAATGTGGTGGTCATGGGCAGGAAGACCTGGTTCTCAATCCCAGAGAAGAACAGGCCACTGAAAGGCAGGATCAACATCGTCCTCAGCAGGGAGTACAA GGTGCCACCTGCAGGCGCACACTACCTGGCGTCagacttcagctcagctctAACACTAGTTGACACAGAACTGGCAGAACAAGCTGACCAGGTCTGGGTTATAGGAGGAAGCTCTCTATACAag GAGTTGATGGAAAGCCCGGGAACCAGGAGGCTGTTTGTCACACAAGTCCTGCAGCAGTTTGACTGTGACACTTTCCTTCCTGAAATCGTCCCAGAAAAATATCAACTGCTGCCAGA gTTCCCAGGAGTCCCGAAAGAGCTTCAGGAGGAGAATGGAATTCAATACAGATTTGaagtgtatgaaaatatttaa